atttagcatcatgtcttgaccatatcacatcacagtatgccctgcaaaaacaagttagacgtcctctactttgttgttgcaagttttacgtggctgctacgggctgagcaagaaccgttcttacctatgcatcaaaacgacaacgatattttgtcaagtatgtgctgttttaaccttctcaaggaccgggcatagccacactcgattgaactaaagttggagaaactgacacccgtcagccacctatgtgcgaagcacgtcggtagaaccagtctcgcgtaagcgtacgtgtaatgtcggtccgggccgcttcatccaacaataccgccgaatcaaagtatgacatgctggtaagcagtatgacttgtatcgcccacaactcacttgtgttctactcgtgcatataacatctacgcataaacctggctcagatgccactgttggggaacgtagtaatttcaaaaaaaatcctacgcacatgctagatcatggtgatgcatagcaacaagaggggagagtgtcgtccacgtaccctcgtagaccataagcggaagcgttatgagaacgcggttgatgtagtcgtacgtcttcacgatccgaccgatccaagtaccgaacgcacggcacctccgagttcagcacacgttcagcttgatgacgtcccacgaactctgatcgagcagagcttcgcgggagagttccatcagcacggcatgatgacggtgatgatgttgctaccgacgcagggcttcgcctaagcaccgctacgatatgatcgaggtggattacggtggaggggggcaccgcacacggcttggaacaatcaacttgtgtgtcctagggtgccccctgcccccgtatataaaggagcaaggggggaggccggacggcccttggggcgcgccaaggaggggggagtcctcctagtaggagtaggactcccctttcctagtccaactaggaagagggaagggggaaggaaagagagggagagggaaagaggggccgcgccccctcccctagtccaattcggattcctcatgggagggggcgcgccacctcctgggctgctgccctctctctcccctcaggcccaatacttccccggggggttccggtaaccccttcggcactccggttttctccgaaaccacccgaaactcttccggtgtccgaatatagccatccaatatatcaatctttatgtctcgatcattttgagactcctcgtcatgtccgtgatcatatccgggactctgaactaccttcggtacatcaaaacacataaactcataataccgatcgtcaccgaacgttaagcgtgcggaccctacaggttcgagaactatgtagacatgaccgagactcgtttctagtcaacaaccaatagcggaacctggatgctcatattggctcctacatattctacgaagatctttatcggtcaaaccgcataataacatacgttgttccctttgtcatcggtatgttacttgcccgtgattcgatcgtgggtatctcaatacctagttcaatctcgttaccggcaagtctctttactcgttccgtaatacatcatcccgcaactaactcattagttgcatttcttgcgaggcttatagtgatgtgcattaccgagagggccgagagatacctctccgacaatcggagtgacaaatcctaatatcgatctatgccaacccaacgagtaccttcggagacacctgtagagcacctttataatcacccagttacgttgtgacgtttggtagcacacaaagtgttcctccggtattcaggagttgcataatctcatagtcataggaacatgtataagtcatgaagaaagcaatatcaatatactaaatgatcaaatgctaagctaacggaatgggtcaagtcaatcacatcattctctaatgatgtgatcccgttaatcaaatgacaactcatgtctgtggctaggaaacttaaccatctttgatccaacgagctagtcaagtagaggcatactagtgacacttagtttgtctatatattcacacatgtactaagtttccggttaatacaattctagcatgaataataaacatttatcatgatataaggaaatataaataacaactttattattgcctctagggcatatttccactataagaaatatgtcaactagtgaccttctagcagtgaccctggaagaatttgtcatagatctatgaccacttgagaccaattggtcaaaagctgttcggggggctccaaacgctaaactatatcgaccattttggtcagaaaggtcgtaatttccttacacgaaatggtcataaagcagatagcactggtccgctgccttatttctacctgatcacgaccaatatagatggtcataaccttgtaaattgtggtgggttgctatgactaggcgccacctcatcagttttgcctatgggtcatgtccatgtggcaatctttgccccaggttgtgaagcaacctatatttttgtcattcccaaaattcccaaaaaaatctcataaattctttgggtcatatcttcgtcaaaatgtaaaaaaccttccttgcctagttcaaaaataattcaacaatattcattttgctattctgttcagaacaacactttgtgaaggaagtaccactttggcatgtccaaatagtatccattttctacggtgctttcctatgcccaaataaccatcctccaccaaataccatctcaatccattcattattttgagcccagcttcaacattcgtatttatgtccagtgtggtactttgcaaagcaagtaccacctaggctcctccttttgagctgaaaatttgtgaagacggtcttcttagtaactgatcatcctcagccaaaactcatgctattagccatgtacatttcccgtaccgctaatcaaacgcttggctgctaattcatgtttgagcatcgatcggtctcctcgtgagaatcttatgttgtaattttcttcctagcacctacctggggagtgcccaacccactagacatgcctaggccgcccagaacacatggcaatgccacggtcacgcggtgaccacgcggcgggcatgcgagtttacgcgctctagagttggggccctcggccaccgcccaaacctcgacgtatcgccaccaaaccatgtatttatgattaaatagatacttatgtaactagaaatgatttttggaaaaaataaatagcaaactatgacgCAGCTGCAGttaaaatttgacccgcttccaactgaattggcggaaatttgtctttttcacgagaggtggatcaaaactttttacactcaaccattttgtcaattgtgcattaaatatgtcctagtattttagaaaattggtttggtccaattttgcaacaattatttgggaggtccttcacaaaaaaacctccttttgggcactcggaaaatggaaaatggttttttcgtccaaagaaaatgaaaacttccttaggcaacattgtttgccattccaatatgcacccttgtgcacaatatgagatcatttgaacaaactatgccatgaatgtggccataagattgatcatttggcttgaaagccattcatctccacacgtgatagctcatttctgagaacacttttttaaaataattgtcgtattacaagtttattatttttccaggtaacttggacacatataatgacacaatgcgaaggtttcccaattttttgatttttttttgaattttttatgcccgtttcaaaatgcggtcaaaacggcgggaatgaccgttcctagctagtggttgaatcttggaatttttttggtgtttctctgattaaatagatacttatgtacctagaaatgatttttggaaaaaataaagagcaaactacaaggcagctacagttcaaatttgacccgcttccaactgaatcggcggaaatttgtctttttcacgagaggtggatcaaaactttttacacccaaccatttggtaaattgtgcattaaatatgtcctagtattttagaaaaatgatttggtccaattatgcaacaattatttgggaggtcctccacaaaaaaacctccttttgggcactcgaaaaatggaaaatggttttttcgtccaaagaaaattaaaacttccttaggaaacattgtttgccattccaatatgcacccttgtgcacaatatgagatcatttgaacaaactatgccatgaatgtggccataagattgatcatttggcttgaaagccattgatctccacacgtgatagctcgtttctgagaacacttttttaaaataattgtcgtattacaagtttgttatttttcctgggaacttggccacatataatgacacaatgcgaaggtttcccaattttttatttttttattttttatgcccgttttaaaatgcggtcaaaatggcgggaatgatcattcctagctagtggttgaatcttggaattttttttggtgtttctctgattaaatagatacttctgtacctataaatgatttttggaaaaaataaagagcaaactacaaggcaactacagttcaaatttgacccgcttccagctgaatcggcggaaatttgtctttttcacgagaggtggatcaaaactttttacacccaaccatttggtcaattatgcattaaatatggcctaatattttaaaaaattgatttggtccaatttttcaacaaatatattataggtccttcacaaaaaaactcatttcagggattcaaaaaatggaaaatgtctTTTTTGCCAAAAAAAACTCATGTCTCACGACACCTTTTTAAAGATATTTATCTTTTTTCATGTTTGTTATTTTTTTCTGAAAACTTGTTCACATTTTGGTGAGACAatgagaaggttttccattttctttttgaatttctcaAGTCATAAAATAGCTGACATGATTTTAATGCATTATTTTTAGGCAACTATGACCTATTTAGATGGTCACAACATCatactgcattctgattggtccgtggacgTCTCACGCGGATCGTGCATCATACGCCGTCGGATGCTCGCGCATCCAACGGCCGTCCTCAACCCTTCCACACTAACTCCGAAACCCTAGgtcattttccatccacccccccgcctcctttctttcctcgctcccttctcctcctctccccttccAAGTCTTCTCTGTCGTGACGCCGCACCTCCCATGATTCGATCCAATCCTCTCCTTCGATCCCACCTGCCGGCGGCGACCTTCTCTCAACCAGCCCCGCCGGCGGTCTCCAGATCCAACCCAGCTCAATCCCAACTCCTACCCCGCGGCCATGGCCATGGCAGGGGGAGCCCGAATTCCTAGCCcgtggtggctagggtttcggtcgCCTCCAACTCAATCCGACGTTGCTCCGGTGAATCCCGAGCCCTCAAGCGCAGATCCATCTCCAGGATGGCCTTGATCTGCTCGAGGACGACCGGTTCTTCGTCAACCTGCAAGGACGCGCGCCGGCAGCAGGCGAtctcctctccggcgagcccacCCATGGCGACCAGGATGGTCTCCACCTCCCAAATCCATCACGGTCTCCCAAATCTCCCTCTGCTCCTCAAGGTCCGACCCATCTCCCCTCTCAGATTTCAGTTTTTTTCTTGATTTGGTACGATGGTGGTTCACCTCTATCCCCCCTCTCTCACTCTCTGTGCTTGTAGCGGCTGTTCACCCCCAACCTCCGGTCCATGCGCGCGGCTGTTGGTCCACTCGAGCGAGCGGGATGCTGGAAGGGAAGGCGACGGTGGAGGACACCGACATGCCGGCCAAGATGCAGCTGCAGGCCACGTCGGCGGCGTCAAGGGCACTCGACCGCTTCGACGTCCTCGACTGCCGGAGCATCGCGGCGCACATCAAGAAGGTGAGAATCTTGCCAATACCACCCCCAAATCTATAGCCTCTGAATCTGCAGGTAACAAGCTAGAGACAGTCTTGCAAGAGAAAGAATGATGTACTTGAACATAAATAAGCAGTTAGCTGTGCAAGTGCTGCCGAATGATTGGATCTGGTTTGGACGGCTGCACTGCAGGAGTTCGACACGATCCATGGCCCGGGGTGGCAGTGCGTGGTGGGCTGCAGCTTCGGCTGCTACTTCACGCATAGCAAGGGGAGCTTCATATACTTCAAGTTCGAGTTGCTCAGGTTCCTCGTCTTCAAAGGCATGGCGGATGAGCAACCGCTGCCGTGCTGATCTGGTCTGTAGGTTTACGTGACAAGGTGAGCATACAACTTGTGATGCATTTTCCTGGTCTGTAGGTTTACGTGAGTTCTGATCTGATGGTGGCATTTTACATGTTGTTTTTGTTCTTCAGCGACAGTTAACGATCTAAATGGTTCGGCATTCAGCAAAAGGATAGCTGCATACTGGGGCTGGCACAGAACATTTTGGCGTCACACAAGGGCTTGAAATCCCTTATCTGTACTTCGTTATTGTTTGACGCGGCCCTTTTAGAACATATGATTGTTATGCCTAGTTGTGCCATGGTGATTTGTGTCTAACAGAAATTCAGAATGAACTCAAGTTAGCATGTGCAGTGTGAGTGCCTACGATATTCTCAGGTTGCAGTTTTTCAAATGCTGAAAGTTTCTTCAGACTCCAGATTGCCTTCACTTGGACAAAGCTGAGCCAGCGACCGTCGCCCACAACCACGGTGGCCACCTTGCTCCCCTCCTCCCTTCAGTTATCAGTTTAAATATGCAAATATTCACCTCCTTTTGCAATTCTGATCAGTTTAAATAATggctattgaagatccatttatacttcCACATGGTTTCAGAATCTGGATAGAATCACTATAGCAGTTATGTGATTCGTTCTGTagcttgcgtttggtacttggaaataATAGAATAgaaatttggaatttttttgacACGCCATGTAGTATAC
This DNA window, taken from Triticum aestivum cultivar Chinese Spring chromosome 1D, IWGSC CS RefSeq v2.1, whole genome shotgun sequence, encodes the following:
- the LOC123168536 gene encoding dynein light chain LC6, flagellar outer arm-like; translation: MLEGKATVEDTDMPAKMQLQATSAASRALDRFDVLDCRSIAAHIKKEFDTIHGPGWQCVVGCSFGCYFTHSKGSFIYFKFELLRFLVFKGMADEQPLPC